In Anaerolineales bacterium, one DNA window encodes the following:
- a CDS encoding DinB family protein gives MNTQAIQLLYKYNSWANARILDAASMVTEEQFLAAASHPHGGLRSTLTHILFAEWIWRKRWLDESPGARFTPEDFPNIASLRARWLQEEVELMRFTGSRTDEQLQRPFQYTSTEGVMYENILWEAMAHVVNHGTQHRSEAAAMLTEFGHSPGDIDLILFLRKKL, from the coding sequence ATGAACACCCAGGCCATACAGCTGCTTTACAAATATAATTCATGGGCGAATGCCCGCATCCTGGACGCGGCTTCCATGGTGACCGAGGAGCAATTCCTCGCTGCGGCTTCCCATCCGCATGGCGGACTGAGGAGCACGCTCACACACATCCTCTTCGCCGAATGGATCTGGCGAAAACGCTGGCTGGACGAATCGCCCGGCGCGAGGTTCACGCCGGAAGACTTTCCCAACATTGCATCTCTGCGGGCACGCTGGCTGCAAGAGGAGGTGGAGTTGATGAGATTTACAGGCTCGCGCACGGATGAACAATTACAGCGGCCATTCCAATACACATCCACAGAGGGCGTGATGTATGAAAACATCCTTTGGGAGGCGATGGCGCATGTTGTGAACCATGGCACACAGCATCGCAGTGAAGCCGCCGCCATGCTCACGGAGTTTGGTCACTCGCCCGGCGACATCGATTTGATCCTGTTCCTGCGCAAAAAATTATGA
- a CDS encoding alpha/beta hydrolase has translation MTDRVPANHMSFPYLDETKELNETVRKELGGSFITLADGVTHYELGGAKNGIPVVLVHGFSVPFFIYDPTFEFLSNAGFRVLRYDLIGRGYSDRPRLRYDIHLFVKQLKDLLDALEIQKVDLVGLSMGGPVTAAFIEKYPRYIRKHVLIDPSGAKAIGLTKLLKAAKLPILGELLIGLFGSENMVKSIASDFFDPKLVEIFQVKYKAQMKYKGFKRAILSTLRNGMLESFLGMYEKVGRLKKPTLLFWGENDATTPFADHPLILQALPHAEFHPIQNCSHIPHYEKAGIVNPILLEFLSR, from the coding sequence ATGACGGATCGTGTCCCTGCGAACCATATGTCCTTCCCTTATCTGGATGAAACCAAAGAGTTGAATGAAACAGTCCGCAAAGAACTTGGCGGTTCGTTCATCACGCTTGCCGACGGTGTCACCCATTATGAACTCGGCGGAGCAAAGAACGGGATTCCCGTTGTGCTTGTACATGGATTTTCCGTACCATTCTTCATCTACGACCCGACCTTTGAGTTTTTGTCCAATGCAGGCTTTCGCGTCTTAAGATATGACCTCATCGGGCGCGGATATTCCGACAGACCCCGCCTCCGCTATGATATCCACCTGTTTGTGAAACAACTCAAGGATCTGTTGGACGCGCTTGAAATCCAAAAAGTGGATCTGGTTGGACTCTCCATGGGCGGGCCGGTCACTGCCGCCTTCATCGAAAAGTATCCGCGCTACATCCGCAAACACGTGCTGATCGACCCATCGGGCGCGAAAGCCATCGGGCTGACAAAACTGCTCAAAGCGGCCAAATTGCCGATTCTTGGCGAACTGCTCATCGGTCTGTTTGGAAGCGAAAATATGGTCAAAAGCATCGCCTCCGATTTTTTCGATCCCAAGCTTGTGGAAATTTTCCAGGTGAAATACAAAGCCCAGATGAAGTATAAGGGATTCAAACGCGCCATATTATCCACGCTGCGTAATGGAATGCTGGAATCGTTCCTTGGAATGTACGAAAAAGTCGGCAGGTTGAAAAAACCAACCCTGCTCTTTTGGGGCGAGAACGATGCCACCACGCCGTTTGCAGACCACCCGCTCATTTTGCAGGCTCTGCCTCATGCGGAATTCCATCCAATACAAAACTGCTCGCACATTCCGCATTATGAAAAGGCCGGGATCGTGAACCCGATCCTGCTGGAGTTCCTATCAAGATGA
- a CDS encoding xanthine dehydrogenase family protein molybdopterin-binding subunit yields MSDHSVGKSYTRIDARGKATGETLYSGDLAMPGMLHMKILFAGRPHARVKDIRTEKALSAAGVVAVYTAKDVPVNEYGLQIPDQPVLCGPGSSKPYTDIVRFVGDQIAVVVAETEVQADAAVKLIEVVYEDLPPLLDPRAAMRPNAPLLHPDRGDSNVCVHYKIRKGNVDEAFVKADVIVEGEYHTPVQEHAYLQPEAGLAYIDGQGLVTVECAGQWTHADRETISHALGLPSEKVRVIYPAIGGAFGGREDMSVQIVLALAAMKLKRPIKIIWSRRESIIGHGKRHEAFLKAKWGATSDGKLVAAESELIGDGGAYMYTTNKVLGNAAVTSTGPYFIPNVKVDVYGVYTNNLPGAAFRGFGAPQALFMAESQMNKLAEKLGMDPVEFRLINALREGDSMGVGTPAPNPISIVECIEAARNKFEWKKKPKTKKTEPHIVRGRGFAAGFKNVGFSFGYQENCWAKVEIHGNGKMERVVVHHAGAEVGQGTHTVMVQMAAQVLGVSESRVELRTSDSSTQGNPGSASASRLTFMAGNSIKGAAEAALEKWKAEERPAIAEFKYLAPRTTPMDKETGYSMPNFQYAYVAQAAEVEVDTETGHVRVLRITSADDVGKAINPDLVVGQIEGAVVQAHGYAVLEDYKTKDGRVLTDQLSTYLIPTIWDIPEKVESVLVEVPDPNGPWGARGIGELPYLPVAPVIAAAIHDATGVWINEFPFTPERVLRALGKIE; encoded by the coding sequence ATGTCTGACCATTCTGTTGGAAAATCATACACCCGCATTGACGCGCGGGGCAAGGCAACCGGCGAAACACTTTACTCCGGCGACCTTGCCATGCCCGGCATGCTGCACATGAAAATCCTCTTTGCCGGGCGCCCGCATGCGCGCGTGAAAGACATCCGCACTGAAAAAGCCCTATCGGCAGCGGGCGTCGTGGCGGTCTACACCGCCAAGGATGTACCGGTCAACGAATACGGCTTGCAGATTCCCGATCAACCCGTCCTGTGCGGGCCCGGCTCCAGCAAGCCCTACACCGACATCGTCCGTTTCGTGGGAGATCAAATTGCAGTTGTCGTGGCAGAGACCGAGGTCCAGGCGGATGCGGCCGTGAAATTGATCGAAGTGGTTTACGAAGACCTCCCGCCTCTCCTGGACCCAAGGGCTGCGATGCGTCCCAATGCGCCACTACTGCACCCGGACCGGGGCGACTCGAACGTTTGCGTCCACTATAAGATCCGCAAGGGAAATGTGGACGAAGCCTTCGTCAAAGCGGACGTGATCGTGGAAGGCGAGTATCACACCCCGGTTCAGGAACATGCCTATCTCCAGCCCGAAGCAGGCCTGGCATATATTGACGGGCAGGGGCTCGTCACTGTCGAATGCGCCGGGCAGTGGACTCATGCAGACCGTGAAACCATCTCGCATGCATTGGGCCTTCCCAGCGAAAAGGTCCGTGTGATTTACCCCGCCATTGGCGGCGCATTCGGCGGACGGGAGGATATGTCCGTCCAGATCGTGCTGGCCCTGGCGGCCATGAAATTAAAAAGACCGATTAAGATCATCTGGTCACGCCGCGAATCGATCATCGGTCACGGCAAACGCCATGAGGCTTTCCTAAAAGCCAAATGGGGCGCAACCAGCGACGGAAAACTCGTCGCCGCAGAATCAGAATTGATCGGCGATGGCGGCGCGTACATGTACACGACCAATAAAGTGTTGGGCAACGCTGCTGTCACATCCACCGGGCCCTATTTCATCCCAAACGTAAAAGTGGACGTGTATGGTGTCTACACCAATAACCTGCCCGGCGCAGCCTTCCGCGGATTTGGCGCACCGCAAGCCCTGTTCATGGCCGAGTCACAGATGAACAAACTTGCCGAAAAGCTTGGCATGGACCCGGTCGAGTTCCGCCTGATCAATGCCCTGCGCGAAGGCGACAGCATGGGTGTCGGCACACCTGCGCCCAACCCGATCAGCATTGTGGAGTGTATTGAAGCCGCGCGGAACAAGTTCGAATGGAAGAAAAAACCTAAAACGAAAAAGACAGAGCCGCATATCGTCCGTGGCCGCGGCTTCGCGGCCGGTTTCAAGAACGTCGGCTTCTCGTTCGGCTATCAAGAAAACTGCTGGGCAAAGGTGGAAATTCACGGCAACGGCAAAATGGAACGCGTTGTCGTGCATCACGCCGGGGCTGAAGTCGGACAGGGCACACACACGGTCATGGTCCAAATGGCGGCGCAGGTATTGGGAGTTTCCGAATCCAGAGTGGAATTGCGGACTTCAGATTCCTCCACCCAGGGCAATCCCGGCTCCGCTTCCGCATCACGCCTGACCTTTATGGCCGGCAACTCGATCAAGGGAGCGGCGGAGGCGGCGCTGGAAAAATGGAAGGCCGAGGAACGCCCCGCCATTGCTGAGTTTAAATATCTTGCACCGCGTACGACACCCATGGATAAAGAGACCGGCTACTCCATGCCGAACTTCCAATATGCCTACGTTGCCCAGGCTGCCGAAGTGGAGGTGGATACTGAAACCGGACACGTGCGCGTGCTTCGCATCACCTCCGCCGATGACGTCGGCAAGGCGATCAACCCCGATCTGGTGGTCGGTCAAATTGAAGGTGCGGTCGTGCAGGCCCACGGGTATGCCGTCCTTGAGGATTACAAAACAAAAGACGGCAGGGTGCTGACCGACCAGCTCAGCACCTATCTGATTCCCACCATTTGGGATATCCCCGAAAAGGTGGAATCCGTTTTGGTGGAGGTGCCGGATCCAAACGGGCCCTGGGGAGCGCGCGGCATCGGAGAATTGCCCTACCTGCCCGTGGCACCCGTCATTGCGGCAGCCATCCATGACGCCACCGGCGTATGGATCAACGAGTTCCCATTCACACCGGAGCGCGTGCTGCGGGCTCTTGGAAAAATAGAATAA